In Zingiber officinale cultivar Zhangliang chromosome 1A, Zo_v1.1, whole genome shotgun sequence, a genomic segment contains:
- the LOC122030075 gene encoding protein NTM1-like 9 isoform X3 — MPAIALQSLPLGFRFQPKDEELVNHYLKNKITGRIKSEVEVIPEIDVCKCEPWELPAKSLIKSEDPEWFFFAPKDRKYPSGHRSNRATKHGYWKATGRDRMIRSSGGKGLVIGMKKTLVFHEGRAPKGVRTYWIMHEYRTTEPEFESGDEGSYVLYRLFNKKSEEKSPSSKTDDLEIHDFSPDGMQNGVDAVGEIEIQSNHESPKSVLQEEPIESPGSAKKQLDGIEMWVADKGQCSTRAPVNPETDCCNMALLNEETKLGETADPLQDFLFQLCDGVDERVGHGFSNISSPMLQIPDNPSSSAMNQESHMGSNPFDDDDYLNALLNSMLDSDDCSSGACSFPKESPAESLVKQAPPWDSASCKDSGSNSEIEIEPCLTQGATSQWLHESSLGSSDLMQMDGSSLYPESATQLITVYENASLFPYGITGPDGYSVDAGAESMDELFNSIEEFNNQSKISDTMEEDFEMPGIKIRSPQSNNHEPPSSNSLSKQGIAIRRICLQGYIRVPSTGADADTESNHMVDDEDKNSIPKASQTLSDSTEESSSDKSITDKLNESMEIGIKIRDREVQHSPNALSPQDKHSSNKSLLQSTSDSESQVGDNDTEEVENIEQQHAGDSLGDKISEGKENTLPTSPNKLEEFSIHDETTSSSSNHQNPESMMRLRKKSADGCDKSVKQSSNSMGLMNHSVVAHMIHLVLSLMVLLFVCGIYRLAISTVE; from the exons ATGCCGGCGATTGCGCTGCAGTCTTTGCCCCTGGGGTTTCGGTTCCAACCTAAGGACGAGGAGCTCGTCAACCACTACCTCAAGAACAAGATCACCGGCCGGATCAAATCCGAAGTGGAAGTCATCCCGGAGATTGATGTCTGCAAGTGCGAACCGTGGGAGCTTCCTG CGAAATCCCTGATCAAGTCGGAGGATCCCGAATGGTTCTTCTTTGCGCCAAAGGATCGGAAGTATCCGAGCGGTCACAGGTCCAATCGCGCAACCAAGCACGGCTACTGGAAGGCCACTGGAAGGGACCGGATGATACGGTCTTCTGGGGGGAAGGGTTTGGTTATCGGCATGAAAAAGACGCTGGTTTTCCATGAAGGACGAGCTCCAAAGGGTGTCCGGACTTACTGGATTATGCACGAGTACCGCACAACTGAGCCGGAATTTGAATCTGGTGATGAG GGCAGTTATGTCCTTTATCGCTTATTTAACAAAAAGTCTGAAGAGAAAAGTCCCAGCTCCAAGACTGATGACTTGGAGATCCATGATTTTTCTCCTGATGGAATGCAAAACGGTGTTGATGCTGTAGGGGAAATTGAAATTCAGTCAAACCATGAATCTCCAAAGTCTGTCTTGCAAGAAGAACCGATAGAGAGTCCTGGTTCTGCTAAAAAGCAGCTCGACGGTATTGAGATGTGGGTTGCTGATAAAGGTCAGTGTTCAACTAGAGCCCCTGTAAACCCAGAGACAGATTGCTGTAATATGGCTTTGCTCAATGAAGAGACTAAATTGGGAGAAACG GCTGACCCTCTGCAAGATTTTTTATTCCAACTTTGTGATGGTGTGGATGAACGAGTAGGCCATGGTTTTTCCAATATCAGTTCTCCAATGCTGCAAATCCCAGACAATCCTTCGAGCAGTGCCATGAACCAGGAATCCCATATGGGATCCAATCCATTTGATGATGATGACTATCTGAATGCATTATTGAACTCAATGCTTGATTCAGATGATTGTTCTTCTGGTGCATGTAGCTTTCCAAAAGAATCGCCTGCTGAGAGTTTAGTCAAACAGGCACCCCCCTGGGATTCTGCATCATGCAAGGATAGTGGATCAAACAGTGAAATAGAGATTGAACCGTGTTTAACCCAG GGTGCTACTTCTCAGTGGCTTCATGAGTCATCTCTTGGGTCGAGTGATTTGATGCAGATGGATGGTTCTTCTCTATATCCTGAATCGGCAACTCAGTTAATCACCGTATATGAAAATGCTAGTCTATTTCCTTACGGCATTACTGGGCCAGACGGATATTCAGTTGATGCTGGTGCAGAATCTATGGACGAATTGTTCAACAGTATTGAGGAATTTAATAACCAGAGCAAAATATCTGATACCATGGAAGAAGATTTCGAGATGCCTGGAATCAAGATCAGGAGTCCTCAGTCAAATAATCATGAACCACCCTCGAGCAATTCATTATCGAAGCAGGGCATAGCAATAAGAAGGATCTGTTTGCAAGGTTACATCAGGGTACCGTCTACTGGTGCTGATGCTGATACTGAAAGTAACCACATGGTTGACGATGAAGACAAGAATTCAATTCCAAAAGCATCACAGACTTTGTCTGACAGCACCGAAGAATCTTCTTCTGATAAGAGTATAACTGATAAACTTAATGAGAGCATGGAGATTGGAATCAAGATAAGAGATCGAGAAGTGCAACATTCTCCAAATGCACTTTCCCCACAGGATAAGCATTCGAGTAACAAGAGTCTGCTGCAATCAACTTCTGATAGTGAATCACAAGTTGGAGATAACGATACCGAGGAAGTGGAAAATATTGAG CAGCAGCATGCTGGAGATTCTTTGGGTGACAAGATTTCTGAAGGCAAGGAGAATACTTTGCCGACTTCTCCCAATAAGCTCGAGGAGTTTTCTATTCATG ATGAAACAACTAGTTCTTCAAGTAACCACCAAAACCCTGAATCTATGATGAGGCTAAGGAAGAAATCAGCAGATGGCTGTGATAAGTCAGTCAAGCAGTCTTCAAATTCGATGGGATTGATGAATCATTCAGTTGTTGCTCATATGATCCATCTGGTTCTCTCACTGATGGTTTTGCTATTTGTTTGTGGGATTTATCGGTTAGCGATCTCAACTGTCGAGTAG
- the LOC122030075 gene encoding protein NTM1-like 9 isoform X2 yields MPAIALQSLPLGFRFQPKDEELVNHYLKNKITGRIKSEVEVIPEIDVCKCEPWELPAKSLIKSEDPEWFFFAPKDRKYPSGHRSNRATKHGYWKATGRDRMIRSSGGKGLVIGMKKTLVFHEGRAPKGVRTYWIMHEYRTTEPEFESGDEGSYVLYRLFNKKSEEKSPSSKTDDLEIHDFSPDGMQNGVDAVGEIEIQSNHESPKSVLQEEPIESPGSAKKQLDGIEMWVADKGQCSTRAPVNPETDCCNMALLNEETKLGETADPLQDFLFQLCDGVDERVGHGFSNISSPMLQIPDNPSSSAMNQESHMGSNPFDDDDYLNALLNSMLDSDDCSSGACSFPKESPAESLVKQAPPWDSASCKDSGSNSEIEIEPCLTQGATSQWLHESSLGSSDLMQMDGSSLYPESATQLITVYENASLFPYGITGPDGYSVDAGAESMDELFNSIEEFNNQSKISDTMEEDFEMPGIKIRSPQSNNHEPPSSNSLSKQGIAIRRICLQGYIRVPSTGADADTESNHMVDDEDKNSIPKASQTLSDSTEESSSDKSITDKLNESMEIGIKIRDREVQHSPNALSPQDKHSSNKSLLQSTSDSESQVGDNDTEEVENIEQHAGDSLGDKISEGKENTLPTSPNKLEEFSIHDADETTSSSSNHQNPESMMRLRKKSADGCDKSVKQSSNSMGLMNHSVVAHMIHLVLSLMVLLFVCGIYRLAISTVE; encoded by the exons ATGCCGGCGATTGCGCTGCAGTCTTTGCCCCTGGGGTTTCGGTTCCAACCTAAGGACGAGGAGCTCGTCAACCACTACCTCAAGAACAAGATCACCGGCCGGATCAAATCCGAAGTGGAAGTCATCCCGGAGATTGATGTCTGCAAGTGCGAACCGTGGGAGCTTCCTG CGAAATCCCTGATCAAGTCGGAGGATCCCGAATGGTTCTTCTTTGCGCCAAAGGATCGGAAGTATCCGAGCGGTCACAGGTCCAATCGCGCAACCAAGCACGGCTACTGGAAGGCCACTGGAAGGGACCGGATGATACGGTCTTCTGGGGGGAAGGGTTTGGTTATCGGCATGAAAAAGACGCTGGTTTTCCATGAAGGACGAGCTCCAAAGGGTGTCCGGACTTACTGGATTATGCACGAGTACCGCACAACTGAGCCGGAATTTGAATCTGGTGATGAG GGCAGTTATGTCCTTTATCGCTTATTTAACAAAAAGTCTGAAGAGAAAAGTCCCAGCTCCAAGACTGATGACTTGGAGATCCATGATTTTTCTCCTGATGGAATGCAAAACGGTGTTGATGCTGTAGGGGAAATTGAAATTCAGTCAAACCATGAATCTCCAAAGTCTGTCTTGCAAGAAGAACCGATAGAGAGTCCTGGTTCTGCTAAAAAGCAGCTCGACGGTATTGAGATGTGGGTTGCTGATAAAGGTCAGTGTTCAACTAGAGCCCCTGTAAACCCAGAGACAGATTGCTGTAATATGGCTTTGCTCAATGAAGAGACTAAATTGGGAGAAACG GCTGACCCTCTGCAAGATTTTTTATTCCAACTTTGTGATGGTGTGGATGAACGAGTAGGCCATGGTTTTTCCAATATCAGTTCTCCAATGCTGCAAATCCCAGACAATCCTTCGAGCAGTGCCATGAACCAGGAATCCCATATGGGATCCAATCCATTTGATGATGATGACTATCTGAATGCATTATTGAACTCAATGCTTGATTCAGATGATTGTTCTTCTGGTGCATGTAGCTTTCCAAAAGAATCGCCTGCTGAGAGTTTAGTCAAACAGGCACCCCCCTGGGATTCTGCATCATGCAAGGATAGTGGATCAAACAGTGAAATAGAGATTGAACCGTGTTTAACCCAG GGTGCTACTTCTCAGTGGCTTCATGAGTCATCTCTTGGGTCGAGTGATTTGATGCAGATGGATGGTTCTTCTCTATATCCTGAATCGGCAACTCAGTTAATCACCGTATATGAAAATGCTAGTCTATTTCCTTACGGCATTACTGGGCCAGACGGATATTCAGTTGATGCTGGTGCAGAATCTATGGACGAATTGTTCAACAGTATTGAGGAATTTAATAACCAGAGCAAAATATCTGATACCATGGAAGAAGATTTCGAGATGCCTGGAATCAAGATCAGGAGTCCTCAGTCAAATAATCATGAACCACCCTCGAGCAATTCATTATCGAAGCAGGGCATAGCAATAAGAAGGATCTGTTTGCAAGGTTACATCAGGGTACCGTCTACTGGTGCTGATGCTGATACTGAAAGTAACCACATGGTTGACGATGAAGACAAGAATTCAATTCCAAAAGCATCACAGACTTTGTCTGACAGCACCGAAGAATCTTCTTCTGATAAGAGTATAACTGATAAACTTAATGAGAGCATGGAGATTGGAATCAAGATAAGAGATCGAGAAGTGCAACATTCTCCAAATGCACTTTCCCCACAGGATAAGCATTCGAGTAACAAGAGTCTGCTGCAATCAACTTCTGATAGTGAATCACAAGTTGGAGATAACGATACCGAGGAAGTGGAAAATATTGAG CAGCATGCTGGAGATTCTTTGGGTGACAAGATTTCTGAAGGCAAGGAGAATACTTTGCCGACTTCTCCCAATAAGCTCGAGGAGTTTTCTATTCATG ATGCAGATGAAACAACTAGTTCTTCAAGTAACCACCAAAACCCTGAATCTATGATGAGGCTAAGGAAGAAATCAGCAGATGGCTGTGATAAGTCAGTCAAGCAGTCTTCAAATTCGATGGGATTGATGAATCATTCAGTTGTTGCTCATATGATCCATCTGGTTCTCTCACTGATGGTTTTGCTATTTGTTTGTGGGATTTATCGGTTAGCGATCTCAACTGTCGAGTAG
- the LOC122030075 gene encoding protein NTM1-like 9 isoform X1 encodes MPAIALQSLPLGFRFQPKDEELVNHYLKNKITGRIKSEVEVIPEIDVCKCEPWELPAKSLIKSEDPEWFFFAPKDRKYPSGHRSNRATKHGYWKATGRDRMIRSSGGKGLVIGMKKTLVFHEGRAPKGVRTYWIMHEYRTTEPEFESGDEGSYVLYRLFNKKSEEKSPSSKTDDLEIHDFSPDGMQNGVDAVGEIEIQSNHESPKSVLQEEPIESPGSAKKQLDGIEMWVADKGQCSTRAPVNPETDCCNMALLNEETKLGETADPLQDFLFQLCDGVDERVGHGFSNISSPMLQIPDNPSSSAMNQESHMGSNPFDDDDYLNALLNSMLDSDDCSSGACSFPKESPAESLVKQAPPWDSASCKDSGSNSEIEIEPCLTQGATSQWLHESSLGSSDLMQMDGSSLYPESATQLITVYENASLFPYGITGPDGYSVDAGAESMDELFNSIEEFNNQSKISDTMEEDFEMPGIKIRSPQSNNHEPPSSNSLSKQGIAIRRICLQGYIRVPSTGADADTESNHMVDDEDKNSIPKASQTLSDSTEESSSDKSITDKLNESMEIGIKIRDREVQHSPNALSPQDKHSSNKSLLQSTSDSESQVGDNDTEEVENIEQQHAGDSLGDKISEGKENTLPTSPNKLEEFSIHDADETTSSSSNHQNPESMMRLRKKSADGCDKSVKQSSNSMGLMNHSVVAHMIHLVLSLMVLLFVCGIYRLAISTVE; translated from the exons ATGCCGGCGATTGCGCTGCAGTCTTTGCCCCTGGGGTTTCGGTTCCAACCTAAGGACGAGGAGCTCGTCAACCACTACCTCAAGAACAAGATCACCGGCCGGATCAAATCCGAAGTGGAAGTCATCCCGGAGATTGATGTCTGCAAGTGCGAACCGTGGGAGCTTCCTG CGAAATCCCTGATCAAGTCGGAGGATCCCGAATGGTTCTTCTTTGCGCCAAAGGATCGGAAGTATCCGAGCGGTCACAGGTCCAATCGCGCAACCAAGCACGGCTACTGGAAGGCCACTGGAAGGGACCGGATGATACGGTCTTCTGGGGGGAAGGGTTTGGTTATCGGCATGAAAAAGACGCTGGTTTTCCATGAAGGACGAGCTCCAAAGGGTGTCCGGACTTACTGGATTATGCACGAGTACCGCACAACTGAGCCGGAATTTGAATCTGGTGATGAG GGCAGTTATGTCCTTTATCGCTTATTTAACAAAAAGTCTGAAGAGAAAAGTCCCAGCTCCAAGACTGATGACTTGGAGATCCATGATTTTTCTCCTGATGGAATGCAAAACGGTGTTGATGCTGTAGGGGAAATTGAAATTCAGTCAAACCATGAATCTCCAAAGTCTGTCTTGCAAGAAGAACCGATAGAGAGTCCTGGTTCTGCTAAAAAGCAGCTCGACGGTATTGAGATGTGGGTTGCTGATAAAGGTCAGTGTTCAACTAGAGCCCCTGTAAACCCAGAGACAGATTGCTGTAATATGGCTTTGCTCAATGAAGAGACTAAATTGGGAGAAACG GCTGACCCTCTGCAAGATTTTTTATTCCAACTTTGTGATGGTGTGGATGAACGAGTAGGCCATGGTTTTTCCAATATCAGTTCTCCAATGCTGCAAATCCCAGACAATCCTTCGAGCAGTGCCATGAACCAGGAATCCCATATGGGATCCAATCCATTTGATGATGATGACTATCTGAATGCATTATTGAACTCAATGCTTGATTCAGATGATTGTTCTTCTGGTGCATGTAGCTTTCCAAAAGAATCGCCTGCTGAGAGTTTAGTCAAACAGGCACCCCCCTGGGATTCTGCATCATGCAAGGATAGTGGATCAAACAGTGAAATAGAGATTGAACCGTGTTTAACCCAG GGTGCTACTTCTCAGTGGCTTCATGAGTCATCTCTTGGGTCGAGTGATTTGATGCAGATGGATGGTTCTTCTCTATATCCTGAATCGGCAACTCAGTTAATCACCGTATATGAAAATGCTAGTCTATTTCCTTACGGCATTACTGGGCCAGACGGATATTCAGTTGATGCTGGTGCAGAATCTATGGACGAATTGTTCAACAGTATTGAGGAATTTAATAACCAGAGCAAAATATCTGATACCATGGAAGAAGATTTCGAGATGCCTGGAATCAAGATCAGGAGTCCTCAGTCAAATAATCATGAACCACCCTCGAGCAATTCATTATCGAAGCAGGGCATAGCAATAAGAAGGATCTGTTTGCAAGGTTACATCAGGGTACCGTCTACTGGTGCTGATGCTGATACTGAAAGTAACCACATGGTTGACGATGAAGACAAGAATTCAATTCCAAAAGCATCACAGACTTTGTCTGACAGCACCGAAGAATCTTCTTCTGATAAGAGTATAACTGATAAACTTAATGAGAGCATGGAGATTGGAATCAAGATAAGAGATCGAGAAGTGCAACATTCTCCAAATGCACTTTCCCCACAGGATAAGCATTCGAGTAACAAGAGTCTGCTGCAATCAACTTCTGATAGTGAATCACAAGTTGGAGATAACGATACCGAGGAAGTGGAAAATATTGAG CAGCAGCATGCTGGAGATTCTTTGGGTGACAAGATTTCTGAAGGCAAGGAGAATACTTTGCCGACTTCTCCCAATAAGCTCGAGGAGTTTTCTATTCATG ATGCAGATGAAACAACTAGTTCTTCAAGTAACCACCAAAACCCTGAATCTATGATGAGGCTAAGGAAGAAATCAGCAGATGGCTGTGATAAGTCAGTCAAGCAGTCTTCAAATTCGATGGGATTGATGAATCATTCAGTTGTTGCTCATATGATCCATCTGGTTCTCTCACTGATGGTTTTGCTATTTGTTTGTGGGATTTATCGGTTAGCGATCTCAACTGTCGAGTAG
- the LOC122030075 gene encoding protein NTM1-like 9 isoform X4, with protein MPAIALQSLPLGFRFQPKDEELVNHYLKNKITGRIKSEVEVIPEIDVCKCEPWELPAKSLIKSEDPEWFFFAPKDRKYPSGHRSNRATKHGYWKATGRDRMIRSSGGKGLVIGMKKTLVFHEGRAPKGVRTYWIMHEYRTTEPEFESGDEGSYVLYRLFNKKSEEKSPSSKTDDLEIHDFSPDGMQNGVDAVGEIEIQSNHESPKSVLQEEPIESPGSAKKQLDGIEMWVADKGQCSTRAPVNPETDCCNMALLNEETKLGETADPLQDFLFQLCDGVDERVGHGFSNISSPMLQIPDNPSSSAMNQESHMGSNPFDDDDYLNALLNSMLDSDDCSSGACSFPKESPAESLVKQAPPWDSASCKDSGSNSEIEIEPCLTQGATSQWLHESSLGSSDLMQMDGSSLYPESATQLITVYENASLFPYGITGPDGYSVDAGAESMDELFNSIEEFNNQSKISDTMEEDFEMPGIKIRSPQSNNHEPPSSNSLSKQGIAIRRICLQGYIRVPSTGADADTESNHMVDDEDKNSIPKASQTLSDSTEESSSDKSITDKLNESMEIGIKIRDREVQHSPNALSPQDKHSSNKSLLQSTSDSESQVGDNDTEEVENIEQHAGDSLGDKISEGKENTLPTSPNKLEEFSIHDETTSSSSNHQNPESMMRLRKKSADGCDKSVKQSSNSMGLMNHSVVAHMIHLVLSLMVLLFVCGIYRLAISTVE; from the exons ATGCCGGCGATTGCGCTGCAGTCTTTGCCCCTGGGGTTTCGGTTCCAACCTAAGGACGAGGAGCTCGTCAACCACTACCTCAAGAACAAGATCACCGGCCGGATCAAATCCGAAGTGGAAGTCATCCCGGAGATTGATGTCTGCAAGTGCGAACCGTGGGAGCTTCCTG CGAAATCCCTGATCAAGTCGGAGGATCCCGAATGGTTCTTCTTTGCGCCAAAGGATCGGAAGTATCCGAGCGGTCACAGGTCCAATCGCGCAACCAAGCACGGCTACTGGAAGGCCACTGGAAGGGACCGGATGATACGGTCTTCTGGGGGGAAGGGTTTGGTTATCGGCATGAAAAAGACGCTGGTTTTCCATGAAGGACGAGCTCCAAAGGGTGTCCGGACTTACTGGATTATGCACGAGTACCGCACAACTGAGCCGGAATTTGAATCTGGTGATGAG GGCAGTTATGTCCTTTATCGCTTATTTAACAAAAAGTCTGAAGAGAAAAGTCCCAGCTCCAAGACTGATGACTTGGAGATCCATGATTTTTCTCCTGATGGAATGCAAAACGGTGTTGATGCTGTAGGGGAAATTGAAATTCAGTCAAACCATGAATCTCCAAAGTCTGTCTTGCAAGAAGAACCGATAGAGAGTCCTGGTTCTGCTAAAAAGCAGCTCGACGGTATTGAGATGTGGGTTGCTGATAAAGGTCAGTGTTCAACTAGAGCCCCTGTAAACCCAGAGACAGATTGCTGTAATATGGCTTTGCTCAATGAAGAGACTAAATTGGGAGAAACG GCTGACCCTCTGCAAGATTTTTTATTCCAACTTTGTGATGGTGTGGATGAACGAGTAGGCCATGGTTTTTCCAATATCAGTTCTCCAATGCTGCAAATCCCAGACAATCCTTCGAGCAGTGCCATGAACCAGGAATCCCATATGGGATCCAATCCATTTGATGATGATGACTATCTGAATGCATTATTGAACTCAATGCTTGATTCAGATGATTGTTCTTCTGGTGCATGTAGCTTTCCAAAAGAATCGCCTGCTGAGAGTTTAGTCAAACAGGCACCCCCCTGGGATTCTGCATCATGCAAGGATAGTGGATCAAACAGTGAAATAGAGATTGAACCGTGTTTAACCCAG GGTGCTACTTCTCAGTGGCTTCATGAGTCATCTCTTGGGTCGAGTGATTTGATGCAGATGGATGGTTCTTCTCTATATCCTGAATCGGCAACTCAGTTAATCACCGTATATGAAAATGCTAGTCTATTTCCTTACGGCATTACTGGGCCAGACGGATATTCAGTTGATGCTGGTGCAGAATCTATGGACGAATTGTTCAACAGTATTGAGGAATTTAATAACCAGAGCAAAATATCTGATACCATGGAAGAAGATTTCGAGATGCCTGGAATCAAGATCAGGAGTCCTCAGTCAAATAATCATGAACCACCCTCGAGCAATTCATTATCGAAGCAGGGCATAGCAATAAGAAGGATCTGTTTGCAAGGTTACATCAGGGTACCGTCTACTGGTGCTGATGCTGATACTGAAAGTAACCACATGGTTGACGATGAAGACAAGAATTCAATTCCAAAAGCATCACAGACTTTGTCTGACAGCACCGAAGAATCTTCTTCTGATAAGAGTATAACTGATAAACTTAATGAGAGCATGGAGATTGGAATCAAGATAAGAGATCGAGAAGTGCAACATTCTCCAAATGCACTTTCCCCACAGGATAAGCATTCGAGTAACAAGAGTCTGCTGCAATCAACTTCTGATAGTGAATCACAAGTTGGAGATAACGATACCGAGGAAGTGGAAAATATTGAG CAGCATGCTGGAGATTCTTTGGGTGACAAGATTTCTGAAGGCAAGGAGAATACTTTGCCGACTTCTCCCAATAAGCTCGAGGAGTTTTCTATTCATG ATGAAACAACTAGTTCTTCAAGTAACCACCAAAACCCTGAATCTATGATGAGGCTAAGGAAGAAATCAGCAGATGGCTGTGATAAGTCAGTCAAGCAGTCTTCAAATTCGATGGGATTGATGAATCATTCAGTTGTTGCTCATATGATCCATCTGGTTCTCTCACTGATGGTTTTGCTATTTGTTTGTGGGATTTATCGGTTAGCGATCTCAACTGTCGAGTAG